A single genomic interval of Streptococcus oralis subsp. dentisani harbors:
- a CDS encoding diacylglycerol kinase family protein encodes MDSQDNKRKWKNRDLVSSLEFAITGILTAIKEERNMRKHAVTALVVILAGFVFQVSRIEWLFLLMSIFLVVAFEIINSAIENVVDLASHYHFSMLAKKAKDMAAGAVLVVSLLAAVTGALIFLPRIWDLLF; translated from the coding sequence ATGGACTCACAAGACAATAAACGAAAATGGAAAAATCGTGACCTGGTATCCAGTTTAGAATTTGCCATCACAGGGATTCTGACTGCGATCAAGGAAGAACGCAATATGCGAAAACATGCAGTGACGGCTCTAGTAGTTATCCTTGCAGGTTTTGTTTTTCAGGTGTCACGAATCGAATGGCTCTTTCTCCTAATGAGCATTTTCTTAGTAGTAGCCTTTGAGATTATAAACTCTGCTATTGAAAATGTGGTGGATCTAGCCAGTCACTATCACTTTTCTATGTTGGCAAAGAAAGCCAAGGACATGGCAGCAGGTGCCGTGCTTGTGGTTTCCCTTCTTGCCGCAGTGACAGGTGCACTTATCTTTCTCCCACGCATTTGGGATTTACTATTTTAA
- the ybeY gene encoding rRNA maturation RNase YbeY, translating to MYIEMVDETGQVSQEILQQTQEILEFAAQKIGKEDKEMAVTFVTNDRSHELNLEYRDTDRPTDVISLEYKPELDIAFDEEDLLENPELVEMMSEFDAYIGELFISIDKAHEQAEEYGHSFEREMGFLAVHGFLHINGYDHYTPEEEAEMFGLQEEILTAYGLTRQ from the coding sequence ATGTATATTGAAATGGTAGATGAAACTGGTCAAGTTTCACAAGAAATCTTGCAACAAACCCAAGAAATTTTGGAATTTGCAGCCCAAAAAATAGGAAAAGAAGACAAGGAGATGGCAGTCACTTTTGTGACCAACGATCGTAGCCACGAACTCAACCTCGAGTACCGTGATACGGATCGTCCGACAGATGTCATCAGCCTTGAGTATAAACCAGAGTTGGATATTGCCTTTGATGAAGAGGATTTGCTTGAAAATCCTGAATTAGTAGAGATGATGTCTGAGTTTGATGCCTATATTGGGGAACTTTTCATCTCTATCGATAAAGCACATGAGCAGGCTGAGGAATATGGTCACAGCTTTGAGCGTGAGATGGGCTTCTTGGCAGTACACGGCTTTTTACACATTAACGGCTACGATCACTACACTCCGGAAGAAGAAGCGGAGATGTTCGGTTTACAAGAAGAAATTTTGACAGCCTATGGACTCACAAGACAATAA
- the pavA gene encoding Rqc2 family fibronectin-binding protein PavA encodes MSFDGFFLHHMVEELRRELVNGRIQKINQPFEQELVLQIRSNRQSHRLLLSAHPVFGRVQLTQTTFENPAQPSTFIMVLRKYLQGALIESIEQVENDRIVEITVSNKNEIGDHIQATLIIEIMGKHSNILLVDKSSHKILEVIKHVGFSQNSYRTLLPGSTYIAPPSTESLNPFTVKDEKLFEILQTQELTAKNLQSLFQGLGRDTANELESLLVHDKLSTFRHFFGQETKPYLTETSFSPVPFANRVGEPFTSLSDLLDTYYKDKAERDRVKQQASELIRRVENELQKNRHKLKKQEKELLATDNAEEFRQKGELLTTFLHQVPNDQDQVTLDNYYTNQPITIALDKALTPSQNAQRYFKRYQKLKEAVKYLTELIEETKATILYLESVETVLNQAGLEEIAEIREELIQTGFIRRRQREKIHKRKKPEQYLASDGKTIIYVGRNNLQNEELTFKMARKEELWFHAKDIPGSHVVISGNLDPSDEVKTDAAELAAYFSKGRLSNLVQVDMIEVKKLNKPTGGKPGFVTYTGQKTLRVTPDPEKIASMKKS; translated from the coding sequence ATGTCATTTGACGGATTTTTTTTACACCACATGGTTGAGGAATTGCGAAGAGAGTTGGTCAATGGTCGCATCCAAAAAATCAATCAGCCTTTTGAACAAGAGTTGGTCTTGCAAATCCGCAGCAATCGCCAAAGCCATCGCCTGCTCCTCTCTGCTCATCCCGTTTTTGGTCGCGTCCAGCTGACGCAAACGACTTTTGAAAATCCAGCCCAACCTTCTACTTTTATCATGGTTTTGAGAAAGTATTTGCAAGGTGCTCTGATTGAATCAATTGAGCAAGTGGAAAACGACCGTATCGTGGAGATCACCGTTTCCAATAAAAACGAAATTGGGGATCATATTCAGGCGACTCTGATTATCGAAATCATGGGCAAACACAGCAATATTCTCCTCGTAGATAAAAGTAGCCATAAAATCCTCGAAGTCATCAAACACGTCGGCTTTTCACAAAATAGCTACCGCACCTTGCTTCCTGGATCGACCTATATCGCTCCACCAAGTACCGAGTCTCTCAATCCTTTTACTGTCAAGGATGAAAAGCTCTTTGAAATCCTGCAAACCCAAGAACTAACTGCAAAAAATCTTCAAAGTCTCTTTCAAGGTTTGGGGCGAGATACGGCAAACGAACTGGAAAGTCTATTGGTTCATGACAAACTGTCTACTTTCCGTCACTTTTTTGGACAAGAAACCAAACCTTACCTAACAGAGACTTCTTTCAGTCCAGTTCCTTTTGCCAATCGTGTAGGAGAGCCTTTTACCAGTCTTTCTGACTTGCTGGACACCTACTATAAGGACAAGGCTGAACGAGACCGCGTTAAGCAGCAAGCCAGTGAACTGATTCGTCGTGTTGAAAATGAACTTCAGAAAAATCGACATAAGCTGAAAAAACAAGAAAAAGAGTTACTGGCGACAGACAATGCTGAGGAGTTTCGTCAAAAAGGAGAATTGCTGACAACCTTCCTCCACCAAGTACCTAATGACCAAGATCAGGTTACCTTGGACAACTACTACACCAATCAGCCTATCACAATTGCTCTTGATAAGGCACTAACTCCCAGCCAGAATGCCCAACGCTATTTTAAACGTTACCAGAAGCTCAAAGAAGCTGTCAAATATCTGACTGAACTGATTGAAGAAACCAAGGCCACCATTCTTTATCTGGAAAGCGTTGAAACGGTTCTCAACCAAGCTGGGCTGGAGGAAATCGCTGAAATCCGTGAAGAATTGATCCAAACAGGTTTCATCCGAAGAAGACAGCGGGAGAAAATCCACAAACGCAAAAAACCAGAACAATATCTGGCGAGCGATGGCAAGACCATCATCTATGTCGGACGCAATAACCTGCAAAACGAGGAACTAACCTTTAAAATGGCTCGCAAGGAGGAACTTTGGTTCCATGCCAAGGACATCCCTGGAAGCCATGTCGTCATCTCAGGGAATCTTGATCCATCTGATGAAGTTAAAACAGATGCGGCCGAACTAGCTGCCTACTTCTCCAAAGGGCGCTTGTCAAATCTCGTGCAAGTGGATATGATAGAAGTCAAAAAACTCAACAAACCAACTGGAGGAAAACCCGGTTTTGTAACCTACACAGGACAAAAGACCCTCCGTGTCACACCAGACCCCGAAAAAATCGCATCTATGAAAAAATCCTGA